The following proteins come from a genomic window of Ailuropoda melanoleuca isolate Jingjing chromosome 2, ASM200744v2, whole genome shotgun sequence:
- the CRYBA2 gene encoding beta-crystallin A2 yields the protein MSSAPAPGPTPASLTLWDEEDFQGRRCRLLSDCANIAERGSLRRVRSVKVENGAWVAFEYPDFQGQQFILEKGDYPRWSAWSGSGGHHSDQLLSFRPVLCANHSDSRVTLFEGENFQGSKFELSDDYPSLPSMGWASKDVGSLKVSSGAWVAYQYPGYRGYQYVLERDRHSGEFRTYTEFGTQAHTGLLQSIRRVQH from the exons ATGAGCAGCGCCCCCGCGCCGGGCCCGACGCCCGCCAGCCTCACGCTCTGGGACGAGGAGGACTTCCAGGGCCGCCGCTGCCGGCTGTTGAGCGACTGCGCAAACATCGCCGAGCGCGGAAGCCTGCGCAGGGTGCGCTCTGTCAAGGTGGAAAATGGCGC TTGGGTGGCCTTTGAGTACCCCGACTTCCAGGGACAGCAGTTCATTCTGGAGAAGGGTGACTATCCTCGCTGGAGCGCCTGGAGTGGCAGTGGTGGCCACCACAGTGACCAGCTGCTCTCCTTCCGGCCAGTGCTTTGCGCA AATCACAGTGACAGCCGTGTGACCCTGTTTGAGGGGGAGAACTTCCAGGGCAGCAAGTTTGAACTCAGCGATGACTACCCATCCCTGCCCTCCATGGGCTGGGCCAGCAAAGATGTGGGTTCCCTCAAAGTCAGCTCTGGAGC GTGGGTGGCCTACCAGTACCCAGGCTACCGGGGCTACCAGTATGTATTGGAGCGGGACCGGCACAGTGGGGAGTTCCGTACCTACACTGAATTTGGCACGCAGGCCCACACCGGGCTGCTGCAGTCCATTCGAAGAGTCCAGCACTAA